The following proteins are encoded in a genomic region of Aquifex aeolicus VF5:
- the flgF gene encoding flagellar basal-body rod protein FlgF — translation MATDYQTIYILGGGMLLQERKLDVSTNNMANVNTPAFKKDYLTAVSYYVPNGQKVQNTNPFEPSNNYVYPIVNEVIPVLSQGALVKTENPLDLAIEGEGFFAVRGPNGILYTRKGIFRINEEGFLTTEEGYQVLDENLNPIQIQGQNVKITKDGTIFVDENPVGRLGIFNLQNIQKLGEDFFQGNPTPATDYRVYQGFYEASNVNAVKEMVKVIEAVSAHEIFSKLIQMTDEVQGKWNQSV, via the coding sequence ATGGCTACGGACTACCAAACCATCTACATACTGGGCGGGGGGATGCTTCTACAGGAGAGGAAGCTGGACGTTTCTACAAACAACATGGCAAACGTAAACACTCCCGCTTTTAAAAAAGACTACCTCACGGCGGTAAGCTATTACGTCCCGAACGGACAAAAGGTTCAAAACACAAACCCTTTTGAGCCTTCTAACAACTACGTCTACCCGATAGTGAATGAAGTAATACCCGTGCTTTCTCAGGGAGCACTGGTCAAAACTGAAAATCCCCTCGATTTGGCCATAGAAGGTGAAGGCTTCTTTGCGGTAAGAGGTCCGAATGGCATCCTTTACACACGAAAGGGCATTTTCAGGATAAACGAAGAAGGATTCCTTACTACGGAGGAAGGGTATCAAGTTTTAGACGAAAACCTGAACCCTATACAAATTCAGGGGCAAAACGTGAAGATAACAAAGGACGGAACTATTTTTGTGGATGAAAATCCCGTGGGAAGGCTTGGCATATTTAACTTACAAAACATTCAGAAACTCGGAGAGGACTTCTTTCAAGGGAATCCTACTCCCGCAACAGATTACAGAGTTTATCAGGGATTTTACGAGGCTTCAAACGTAAACGCCGTGAAGGAAATGGTTAAGGTTATAGAAGCGGTAAGTGCACACGAGATATTTTCCAAACTCATACAAATGACGGACGAAGTCCAAGGAAAGTGGAATCAGTCCGTTTAA
- the recG gene encoding ATP-dependent DNA helicase RecG: protein MDTAFVKDFIDNLLENDGLKLKRAIGVGIFLFNKLKEDAPDYILESLKEVDKLPFEKKKAVLREVRKFLSEYEKRKKEGNFLEKTKRKPIDVFFNPIEKVKILTKTQISTLKALGIETVYDALFYFPEKYEDKRLNTSIKTAKVGEKVALKVKVKEVKIKENERYTLEVVCTDGTGYITLKYRYKNPHFALKAFRKGMEIVVYGKLKSFKGEKYMVHPEVKSPSSEELGKIIPVYYVRKRGELQEISSKTKQKRVRTALTALSESLYRYFPEYMPDYLIEKYNFPDIALCIKELHNPKDISVNALNSFTDLYHKRVIYDELFLFQLALLLKKQEIKKEKAPKVNVDEKFLRKAIEKLPFKLTRAQERAIKEILEDLSRDVPMNRLLQGDVGSGKTIVAILTSLAVVKSGYQVAVMVPTEILAHQHYKKFSEMLKDYGVNVALLTGSLTPSQKKSVYKHVKEGNIHVLVGTHALIQDKVEFKNLGYVIIDEQHRFGVMQRKLLLEKGKGLYPHCLVMSATPIPRTLALSIYGDLDISIIDELPPGRKEVITKLYFESQKEEVYKKVEEELKKGNKVYVIYPLIEESEKLNLKAATEEYERWKKLFPDRKVLLLHGKMPDKEKLAVMEEFKREGDILVSTTVIEVGIDVPEATVMVIEDAHRFGLSQLHQLRGRVGRSDKEAYCLLVVPDEIKNEKNESLKRLRVFVKTTDGFKIAEEDLKLRGPGEIIGVSQSGYFGFRVANLARSQDRALLGVARKDAEELLKNNPNLENLQDLKKLLIKKYGDKMELSFVA, encoded by the coding sequence ATGGATACCGCTTTTGTAAAGGACTTCATAGACAACCTCCTTGAAAACGACGGTTTGAAGTTGAAGAGAGCTATCGGTGTAGGTATTTTCCTCTTCAATAAATTGAAGGAAGACGCTCCCGATTACATTCTGGAAAGCTTAAAAGAAGTTGACAAACTTCCCTTTGAAAAGAAAAAAGCGGTTCTGAGGGAAGTAAGGAAGTTCCTTTCGGAGTATGAAAAACGGAAGAAAGAGGGAAACTTCCTTGAAAAGACAAAGAGAAAACCCATAGACGTCTTTTTCAATCCGATAGAAAAAGTAAAAATCCTTACAAAAACTCAGATTAGCACTTTAAAAGCTCTCGGAATCGAAACCGTTTACGACGCACTCTTTTACTTTCCCGAAAAGTACGAAGACAAGAGACTAAACACTTCAATAAAAACCGCGAAAGTCGGTGAAAAGGTAGCACTGAAGGTAAAGGTAAAAGAGGTAAAGATAAAGGAAAATGAGCGCTACACTCTGGAAGTCGTTTGCACAGACGGAACTGGGTACATAACGCTAAAGTACCGCTACAAAAACCCACACTTTGCCCTTAAGGCATTCAGAAAGGGAATGGAAATCGTCGTTTATGGAAAACTGAAGAGCTTCAAAGGGGAAAAGTACATGGTTCACCCGGAAGTGAAGTCCCCTTCCAGCGAGGAACTCGGAAAGATAATTCCCGTTTATTACGTGAGAAAAAGGGGGGAACTTCAGGAGATATCTTCAAAAACCAAACAAAAGAGGGTAAGAACGGCTTTAACTGCTCTCTCTGAAAGCCTTTACAGGTACTTTCCCGAGTATATGCCCGATTACTTAATAGAAAAGTACAACTTTCCCGACATAGCCCTGTGCATAAAAGAGCTACACAATCCCAAAGACATTTCCGTAAACGCCTTAAACTCATTTACCGACCTCTACCACAAAAGAGTGATATACGATGAATTATTTCTCTTCCAACTCGCACTTTTACTTAAAAAACAGGAAATAAAAAAGGAAAAAGCACCCAAGGTAAACGTAGATGAAAAGTTCTTGAGAAAAGCTATTGAAAAACTTCCCTTCAAACTCACAAGGGCACAGGAAAGAGCCATAAAGGAGATTCTGGAAGATCTTTCAAGAGATGTTCCAATGAACAGACTGCTTCAGGGGGATGTGGGAAGCGGTAAGACTATTGTCGCCATCTTGACATCCCTTGCGGTGGTAAAAAGTGGTTATCAGGTAGCGGTAATGGTTCCCACGGAAATTCTCGCCCACCAGCACTATAAAAAGTTTTCCGAGATGTTAAAAGACTACGGAGTAAACGTAGCACTCCTGACCGGAAGTCTGACACCCTCTCAAAAGAAGAGCGTTTACAAACACGTAAAGGAAGGGAATATTCACGTACTTGTTGGAACGCATGCCCTAATTCAGGACAAAGTTGAGTTCAAGAATTTAGGATACGTCATTATAGACGAACAGCACAGGTTCGGCGTCATGCAGAGAAAACTCCTCCTTGAGAAAGGAAAAGGACTTTACCCGCACTGTCTCGTTATGAGTGCAACACCAATTCCAAGAACCCTTGCCCTATCCATATACGGAGATCTGGACATATCCATAATAGACGAACTACCTCCCGGAAGGAAGGAAGTCATTACCAAACTATACTTTGAAAGCCAGAAGGAAGAAGTTTACAAAAAGGTTGAAGAAGAACTAAAAAAAGGGAACAAGGTTTACGTGATATACCCGCTAATTGAGGAAAGCGAAAAGCTCAACCTTAAGGCGGCAACGGAGGAGTATGAAAGGTGGAAAAAACTCTTTCCCGACAGAAAGGTTCTCCTCCTCCACGGAAAGATGCCAGACAAAGAAAAACTCGCAGTTATGGAGGAGTTCAAAAGGGAGGGAGACATACTCGTTTCAACGACGGTTATAGAGGTGGGAATAGACGTTCCGGAAGCCACGGTTATGGTGATAGAAGATGCCCACAGGTTCGGACTTTCTCAACTCCATCAGCTTAGGGGAAGGGTCGGACGTTCCGACAAGGAGGCTTACTGCCTTTTGGTAGTTCCCGACGAGATAAAGAACGAGAAGAACGAGTCCCTAAAGAGATTAAGGGTTTTTGTAAAAACCACGGACGGGTTCAAGATAGCGGAGGAAGACTTGAAGCTAAGAGGTCCCGGTGAAATTATAGGAGTTTCCCAGTCTGGGTACTTTGGCTTCAGGGTGGCAAATCTGGCGAGGAGTCAGGACAGAGCACTCCTCGGCGTTGCTAGGAAAGACGCAGAAGAACTCCTCAAGAACAACCCGAACCTTGAAAACTTACAGGACCTTAAAAAACTTCTCATAAAGAAGTACGGAGACAAGATGGAGCTCAGTTTCGTAGCTTAA
- a CDS encoding translocation/assembly module TamB domain-containing protein, which translates to MRFFLTFLLFLFTLFSLFVYDFLRKKNFYLDLDLDIRTRTVKELILNLERFFGLNLYLNFKDIKFEKIIKIEKGKVVVVSFKKRKKKKKFLLKNIPIREIPINLKIGHLDVWTGNEGGVNRVIVKDASLINNELEGEFLYTNLRSFTLNGSIKAKIQRDTLTLKDLLLDSEYFSAKTKGEIKRNTGEILAEVEIKEIRKENFTLSGTKINAKGTINLPVLDINAKAFVKDLIVRNKNYGSIEGIVKGNYELFDKLFLKGEAVNPEGTKIKFTYDVIPEGLLTFSFENLVVDKNTLGINREIRGEFHGNGKVDFKKMFVKVNAFTENLEVIDKKFKGDVLFSYNFSGNGSLNFEFKNSGYAKGNLIINKNKLEGEFSFNDFPVVFQDFNAYLSGEGKFKKGKIFEMEAKIFANNGQFRDFSLQRISSDVKIRDKEIEALVYYGNSFGFVKGKFDNLKGFIQLNNFSLEGKEKSIKISHGSIEFSIQGKSINSKGKLGDLALNLSNIYAKTELEFNFNKKNEKITLEGNGILNVRFKEKSVLENFKYSLLLLDNNLRIFGASKDSILRVVYYISGRSGEFYGKIDKKEFGISLNGEIKNKDVKANFEAFYALLREKIKIKGKIETKEDQVKISLFPTQLRGKRFNYRFNGLNVFLEKENLSVEFKGLDVSLLDKKLLSISPSKGVGTTKNFSFEPVKITGVLNGVLNIAYKGNLYLKSSGTLNLTLLSKHIGSLMKSQMFGKLDYEFVFDGNELKFLARNDEPVRINSLYFYEPFGSAMNLELRKDFFAFALTGWFREGFLNAYAISKNFRDFEVEFVYKNLPVKLKDGIRARIEADGKGKVVVKNFKEIFLTLDTLLDGYVKVKKLPEKKEEEKKTLPVEITLDINFKTENGLIVKLPEGRVYTALNGRIYGKLPEPYYEIDVVLKSGRLEYFGRKFFVKRSTVKLLKEKDKELTEFDFYLNTVSDGYKIFLLVHGTPENPSVYYFSEPPLSREQILFKLISGGVNEGILPVGTVLANELKALGYVKGTIERLFDVNVEIGIKTSSTGEVGALVKLKKKLGSYFSLYYQTASTKDKKDTFWGAEVRSPGSLDLGFSFNVYSDNTREYKLRYVREFDF; encoded by the coding sequence ATGCGCTTTTTCCTTACCTTCCTTTTGTTTTTATTTACCTTATTTTCCCTGTTCGTTTACGATTTTCTGAGAAAGAAGAACTTTTACTTAGATTTAGATTTAGATATTAGAACCAGAACTGTAAAAGAATTAATTCTTAACCTTGAGAGATTTTTCGGTTTAAATTTATACCTGAATTTTAAAGACATTAAATTCGAGAAAATTATAAAAATTGAAAAGGGAAAAGTGGTAGTTGTTAGTTTTAAAAAGAGAAAGAAAAAGAAAAAATTTTTACTGAAAAATATTCCGATTCGGGAAATTCCAATTAACCTGAAAATCGGGCACTTGGATGTATGGACGGGGAATGAAGGAGGAGTAAACAGAGTTATTGTAAAAGACGCAAGTTTGATAAATAACGAATTAGAAGGAGAATTTTTATACACAAATTTAAGAAGCTTCACATTAAACGGAAGTATTAAAGCAAAAATCCAAAGGGATACCTTAACCCTTAAAGATTTATTGCTCGACAGTGAGTATTTTTCTGCAAAAACAAAGGGAGAAATAAAGAGAAATACGGGAGAAATCCTAGCCGAAGTGGAGATAAAAGAAATTAGAAAAGAAAACTTTACCCTTTCTGGGACGAAGATAAACGCAAAGGGTACGATAAACCTCCCGGTTCTGGACATAAATGCAAAGGCATTTGTAAAAGATTTAATCGTAAGGAATAAAAACTACGGATCTATTGAGGGGATAGTAAAGGGAAATTACGAGTTATTTGATAAGCTTTTCTTGAAAGGGGAAGCAGTAAACCCTGAAGGAACTAAGATAAAATTCACTTACGATGTAATCCCCGAAGGATTGCTTACATTTTCCTTTGAAAACCTCGTAGTGGATAAAAATACTCTCGGGATAAACAGAGAAATAAGAGGGGAGTTCCACGGAAACGGAAAGGTAGACTTCAAGAAAATGTTTGTTAAAGTTAACGCTTTTACGGAAAACTTAGAGGTTATTGATAAAAAATTTAAAGGTGATGTCTTATTTTCCTACAACTTTTCGGGAAACGGAAGTTTAAATTTTGAGTTTAAAAACTCGGGTTATGCGAAGGGGAATTTAATTATTAATAAGAATAAATTAGAAGGAGAATTTTCTTTTAATGACTTTCCTGTAGTATTTCAGGATTTCAACGCTTACCTTTCGGGAGAGGGTAAGTTTAAAAAAGGAAAAATATTCGAAATGGAAGCCAAAATTTTTGCAAATAATGGACAATTTAGAGATTTCTCTTTGCAGAGAATTTCCTCTGATGTAAAGATAAGAGATAAAGAAATTGAAGCACTCGTTTATTATGGAAATTCCTTTGGTTTCGTTAAAGGAAAGTTTGATAATTTGAAAGGATTTATACAGTTGAACAACTTTAGTTTAGAAGGAAAAGAAAAGAGTATAAAAATTTCTCATGGAAGTATTGAGTTCTCAATTCAGGGAAAAAGTATAAACTCAAAAGGAAAGCTTGGGGACTTAGCTCTTAACTTATCCAATATATATGCAAAAACTGAGTTAGAGTTTAATTTTAATAAAAAAAATGAGAAAATTACTTTAGAAGGAAACGGGATATTAAACGTTCGTTTTAAAGAAAAAAGCGTTCTTGAAAATTTCAAGTATTCACTTTTACTGCTTGATAACAACTTAAGGATATTCGGGGCTTCTAAGGACTCAATTCTTAGAGTGGTTTACTATATTTCTGGAAGATCTGGAGAATTTTATGGAAAGATTGATAAAAAAGAGTTCGGGATTTCTTTAAATGGAGAGATAAAGAACAAAGATGTTAAAGCAAACTTTGAAGCTTTTTACGCACTTCTAAGGGAAAAAATAAAGATAAAGGGAAAGATTGAAACCAAAGAAGATCAGGTAAAAATTTCACTCTTTCCTACTCAATTGAGAGGAAAAAGGTTTAATTACAGGTTCAACGGTTTAAATGTATTCTTGGAAAAGGAAAATCTTTCTGTAGAATTTAAAGGACTTGATGTCTCACTTCTGGACAAAAAACTCTTGAGTATTTCGCCCTCAAAAGGTGTGGGAACAACAAAGAATTTTTCTTTTGAACCCGTTAAGATAACAGGGGTACTTAACGGAGTCCTGAATATAGCTTACAAAGGAAATCTATACCTCAAATCCTCCGGAACTCTAAACTTAACTTTGCTTTCCAAACACATAGGTTCTTTGATGAAATCTCAGATGTTCGGTAAACTGGATTACGAGTTTGTGTTTGATGGAAACGAGCTTAAGTTCCTTGCCAGAAACGACGAACCCGTTAGGATAAACTCCCTTTACTTTTACGAGCCCTTCGGTAGCGCTATGAACCTTGAGTTAAGAAAAGACTTCTTCGCCTTTGCGTTGACGGGATGGTTCAGAGAAGGTTTCTTAAACGCCTACGCTATATCCAAAAATTTCAGGGACTTTGAGGTTGAATTCGTCTATAAAAACCTACCTGTAAAATTAAAAGACGGGATAAGGGCTAGGATAGAAGCGGACGGAAAAGGGAAGGTTGTAGTTAAAAACTTTAAAGAGATATTCCTTACCCTGGATACCCTCCTCGATGGATACGTTAAAGTAAAAAAACTTCCGGAAAAAAAGGAAGAGGAAAAGAAGACCTTACCGGTTGAGATTACGCTGGACATCAATTTCAAAACTGAAAATGGATTAATAGTTAAACTACCGGAAGGTAGGGTTTACACGGCTTTAAACGGTCGCATTTACGGAAAACTGCCCGAGCCTTACTATGAGATAGACGTAGTTTTAAAGTCCGGAAGGCTGGAATACTTCGGGAGAAAGTTTTTCGTAAAAAGGAGTACCGTTAAACTCCTAAAGGAAAAAGATAAGGAGCTTACGGAGTTTGACTTTTACCTGAATACGGTATCGGACGGGTATAAAATATTCCTGCTCGTTCATGGAACGCCTGAAAATCCGAGTGTTTACTACTTCTCGGAACCACCTCTCAGCAGGGAACAGATCCTCTTTAAGTTAATAAGCGGAGGTGTGAACGAGGGGATACTGCCTGTGGGTACGGTTCTTGCAAACGAGCTCAAAGCCTTAGGGTACGTTAAAGGAACGATTGAAAGGCTTTTTGACGTTAACGTGGAAATAGGTATAAAGACCAGTTCCACTGGTGAAGTCGGTGCTCTGGTAAAACTGAAGAAAAAACTTGGCAGTTACTTCTCCCTCTATTATCAAACGGCTTCAACGAAGGACAAAAAGGACACCTTCTGGGGGGCTGAGGTAAGGTCTCCAGGAAGTCTTGACCTCGGCTTTAGCTTTAACGTTTACTCGGACAACACCCGCGAGTATAAATTAAGATATGTAAGAGAATTCGATTTCTGA
- a CDS encoding IGHMBP2 family helicase, translated as MTKLNAYQKKAVERALKAEKVFLIHGPPGTGKTTTLVECIKRLAQEGYKVLATADSNVAVDNLVERLVRENVKVVRVGNPVRVLKTIQRHTLDYLVQFEPEFDKARKIYEEIDNLKEEQKKYVKPEPRYRRGLSDEEILKRAKTGTPVRGLSPKILRSMAKWIKLQEKVKELYEKAKKEEEKAVNKILSRAQVVCTTNSTAGSEVLQNLNFDVVIIDEATQATEPSCLIPLIKGKKLIMAGDHKQLPPTVLSQEAQEALSYTLFERLLDLYGEEIYEILRIQYRMNKKIMEFSNKMFYEGKLIADKSVENHTIKDLINPEKLKEIPEPFKSVLEPEKVVVFINVRGKEKQRRGSTSFYNEEEAKVAVKIVEYLMKIGLRSEHIGVISPYEDQVNFLEELLKDFEVEVKTVDGFQGREKEVIIISFVRSNEKGEIGFLKDYRRLNVALTRARRKLITLGNEKTLSSDEVYKQFIGYVKSIGGYINI; from the coding sequence AAGGGCTTTAAAAGCCGAAAAAGTATTCCTCATACACGGTCCTCCCGGAACGGGAAAAACCACCACTTTAGTGGAATGCATAAAAAGGCTTGCACAAGAAGGTTATAAAGTCCTCGCTACCGCCGACTCAAACGTTGCGGTTGACAACCTCGTGGAAAGACTTGTAAGGGAAAATGTAAAAGTAGTAAGAGTTGGAAACCCCGTAAGAGTTTTAAAAACTATACAGAGGCATACGCTTGATTACCTTGTTCAGTTTGAACCAGAATTTGATAAAGCGAGAAAGATTTACGAAGAAATAGACAACTTAAAAGAGGAGCAAAAAAAGTACGTAAAACCTGAACCTAGGTACAGGAGAGGGCTATCCGACGAAGAAATACTAAAAAGGGCAAAAACGGGAACACCCGTGAGAGGTCTTTCTCCCAAAATCCTCAGGAGTATGGCAAAGTGGATAAAACTACAGGAAAAGGTAAAAGAACTCTACGAAAAAGCCAAAAAAGAAGAAGAAAAGGCGGTAAACAAAATACTTTCAAGGGCACAGGTTGTGTGTACCACAAACTCAACCGCAGGGAGCGAAGTACTTCAGAACCTGAACTTTGACGTTGTAATCATAGACGAGGCTACTCAGGCAACAGAACCCTCCTGTTTAATCCCTTTAATAAAAGGCAAGAAACTCATAATGGCTGGAGATCACAAACAATTACCTCCAACGGTCCTCAGTCAAGAAGCTCAAGAGGCTCTCTCTTACACACTCTTCGAGAGACTGTTAGACCTTTACGGGGAAGAAATATACGAAATTTTGAGAATTCAGTACAGAATGAACAAGAAAATAATGGAGTTTTCCAACAAAATGTTTTACGAAGGAAAACTCATTGCGGATAAAAGTGTTGAAAATCACACAATAAAAGATCTAATTAATCCAGAAAAACTGAAGGAAATCCCTGAACCTTTCAAAAGCGTACTGGAACCGGAAAAGGTAGTAGTTTTTATAAACGTAAGAGGAAAGGAAAAACAAAGAAGGGGAAGCACATCCTTTTACAACGAAGAAGAGGCAAAGGTTGCGGTAAAGATAGTAGAGTACTTAATGAAAATCGGACTCAGAAGCGAACACATAGGCGTAATTTCCCCTTACGAGGATCAAGTTAACTTCCTTGAGGAACTTTTAAAGGATTTTGAAGTGGAAGTTAAAACCGTTGACGGTTTTCAGGGCAGGGAAAAGGAAGTGATAATAATCTCCTTCGTGCGTTCAAATGAAAAGGGTGAGATAGGATTTTTAAAGGATTACAGAAGGTTAAACGTTGCACTTACTAGGGCGAGAAGAAAACTCATAACCCTAGGAAACGAAAAAACCTTATCTTCCGACGAGGTTTATAAACAATTTATCGGATACGTAAAAAGTATTGGGGGTTATATTAATATTTAG